ATTTCCATGGTGGCATTCTGTGCCGGACAGACATCTGCTTCATCTCCCCTAAAGTGACATTGCCGGGCATGACTGCATGGAACTGTTTGATCATTTCCCAACAACAGATCAGAGAAAAATTACTGAGAAACTAGAGCAAGAGCTTTAGTCTACTGCGGCCTGCATATATGCTAGTAATTCTTAATTAAGACTGCCTTGAACAACACCTGTAATTTGACCAAGGCAGCCCCAGCCTCTCCAAAATTCGAAAGATACTACAGGCCTCAATCCAGTCTATTCATAGGGCTTTTGCTATCTTTGGGAACCGCCACGCATTGCAAGCACCCAAGTTTATCCTCTGGGCGATGAACCATCTTTTCTACATGACGGCGATCGCCACAATGCTCAAATTGTTGAAATAGTTGAATATTCAGGCTCCTGGAAATAACCCCTCTACAGCGAAATTCTTGATGTTCAAATCGCTGAACCTCTTAATCGGGAGTTCCAGAGGGCGATCGCCCAAGCAATGACAAAACTAAGAACCGCCTAGCCGACATGGTCTTTCTATTGAGAAATATTTTTAATACTATTGACTCCTAACTTAAGTGTCGATAAACTTCACCTAAGACAAATAGAAAAGTTTTTTAGTAAAGAAAGATGAAAATCATCCATTCTTGTGGGGTTACACCCATTGCCCAACGACTACGCCAGGACAGTTACCCCCTCGATCAAGACCATGGGCCCATGGCGATGGCAGTCACGCCTAATTTTTCGCAATACTACGCTGCAACCCTCAGTTGCCACCAAGCCTTAGTTGAGCCATCGAGTATTGTGCCTGGATTTGGGCATTAGATTTGGTATTTTTTTGGAGAAAGTTAACGATGATTGATTTTTTGTACTTTATGTTTGCGGCTTGCCTCGGGTTTGTGCCTCTGGAAGCAAGTCCCCCAAAGCAGTCTCCACCCTAAAACTGGGTCGCGGCGATCGCCTGAGCATCGGCAAAGATTGCTTGGGCAATGTGGGGTTGATCTTGTTGTTCGAAGATCAGCCCCAATTCATTTAAAACACGAATTTCCGTACCTTGATCTTGATGCTCACGGGCCAAACGCAACTGCTGTCGTAGAACAGTTTCACTAGCAAGCAGGTTATTTTGGCGCAAATGAAGATCGGCCAGGGCAGTAAGGCTCAAGTTAAGCTGCTCCCAATCCCGGAGATGACGATAAATTGCTTCAGCCTGGTGCCAGTGGAAAATCGCTGTTTCCAGTTGTCCCATGTGTTGCGCTTGCTGGGCTTGGGCCGTATGACGTTCGGCGTCCTTGCGCTGGAGCAGTTTTTGTTCCGCGTTCTGCTTACGCCCCTGGCCAAAAGCTGGCACTGTCCCCAAAACACCCACTGTTCCTAAGCTCAAAAGCACACAGAGGGTTAACCAAAAGGGAAATGTTACGGTCCGAGGAGAGGCGGGCGATCGCATAAAAAAATTTAACCCAAGAAAAGCAGCACTGACAGACATAGAATTCTTCCATCTTAGCGGCAAATTCCAGTAATCTTGACGCTTATCGACAGGATCATTCCATCCATTTCCAATAAAAAAGAGAGTCAGGCTCAAAACACAACCGACTCCCTCACAATTGAAAAATTTAGCTATTACCGACAATCAGCCTAGGCCCCAAAGCCCTTCCCACGGTTCTCAGAAGGGAGACAGAAGCAATTTTCTACCTGTTGTCGTAGGGTTTCTTCGTCGAGATTTTGGCCGATGAGAACCAACTGATTCTTCTTCACTTCCCCTGGTTTCCATTCCGAATCGTCAATGGTAAAGCGTTTACCACTGAGGTGGAACACATGACGGAGTGGGCTTTCATCAAACCAAAGAATTCCCTTCGCCCGAAAGACATTCACTGGCAGCTGGTTGTCCAAGAAATACTGAAACTTGCGAATGGCAAAGGGTTGATCATTCTGGAAAGAAATAGACATAAACCCATCATTTTCTAAATGATTAGAGTGATGGTGATGGTGGCCATGATCATGATCATGGTCGCATTCTGGGGTACACACATGGTCATGGTGTCCATGGTCATGGCTGTGGTCATGATGATCGTGGTGGTGATGGGCGTGGGAATCAGCACTATCAAAATATTTATCCGACTCAAACAGTCCCACACTCAGGAGTAATCCCAGGGGAACAGCAGAATTTTGTGTCCGAAGCAGTCTAGCCCCTTCTTTAATATCGCGGATTCTGACCTCTAGAGCATCAACCTCTGCCTCTTCCACCAAATCTGTTTTGTTCAGGAGAATAATATCCCCATAGGCAATTTGGCTATAGGCCGCTTCACTATTGAATAGATCTAGGCTAAAGTTCGCGCAGTCTACCGTAGTTACAATAGAATCGAGCCGCGTCATATCCCGCAATTCTGTTCCTAAAAAAGTTAAGGCAACGGGGAGTGGATCTGCTAATCCGGTTGTTTCTACAACGATGTAGTCAACTTTTTCATCCCGATCAAGGATTTTATGAACAGCATCAACCAGGTCTTCGTTGATTGTGCAGCACACACAGCCGTTACTCAGTTCCACCATGTTCTCGTCGGTGGTGACAATCAATTCATTGTCAATGCCAATTTCGCCAAATTCATTGACTAGTACGGCGGTTTTAAGACCCTCTTGATTGGTAAGGATATGATTTAACAGAGTCGTTTTACCACTACCCAAAAATCCGGTGATGATCGTGACAGGAATCCCTGATGAATTTGTGGCTGATGTGTCAGGGTTTTGGGTTTGATGACTGACTGTGGGCATAGCAGACTTTACCTTATTCGCTCGAAGTAACTTTTTACTATCTTACACAGTAATTTAAGCAGATAGGCATTGGGCAAATTTCAGGATCACCCAGTCGAAAACGATCGCTAAAAAAGATCAAGGAATGGCGCGGGAGCACAGATAAATTTTTTCTAGAAATAGCTCAAATCAATTAGGTAGTACTTGGGGGAAAAGACATACTATGCAGTTTATCGGTAGGAATTGTTGCTAAGGACTGAAATGCAGGTTTCGCGAAATAAAATCCTTGGAAAAGTTCAATACCTAAGTCTAATAAAATATTCAATTCTGTTTTGGTTTCAATGCCTTCTGCGATGATAATACTGGATAATTCTTCAGCTACCTGGAGTACGCCTTTCACGATCGCCTGACGAACTTTATCTTGATCAATCCCCCGGATCAGGGCCATATCTAACTTAATAATATCGGTTTGAATTTCTGACAAAAGGTTTAACCCAGCATAGCCAGCCCCAAAATCGTCGATTGCCGTTTTGAAACCCCGTGCCCGATAATATTCAACAATGTTGCGTAGGTGCATCAAATCAGAAACTTTTTCGCCTTCTGTGATCTCAAAGATAATGCGTTCGATAGGAAAACCATAGGTCTCTGCAGCTTCTAGGGTCGTCCGAATGCAGCGTTCTGGTTCATATACTGCATTAGGTAAAAAATTAATACTTAAAAAGCAAGGAATTTGTAGTTCAGCGGCAAGGCGAATGGCTTTTGTACGACAGGATTGATCGAATAGGTAACGGTTAGTATCATTAATGTTTTGAAAGATTGTCCCAGCTGGCTCATTATTCAACCCCCGCGCGAGGGCTTCATGGGCAAAAATTTCTTGGGTTCTGAGATTGACAATGGGTTGGAATGCCATTGTGAAATCAAAACCTAACTTACTTAGGTCACCGCAGTCTCTACATGTCATACGCCTGTCTTTTAAAGCCTCCAAAGTAGTTTAGTCGCAACATCGGTAACGCTGTTGGTTTAAAGTGATCTGGATAAATGTTGAAAGTTAGGCAAAACACTACAAAAAATCGCCTTTCTTGGATCTTAGTGCAAAAAAGGCGATCGCCCCGGACGCTCGTTGTGAATATTTAGATACCGAGCCGTTGATAGACTTGGTCGAGGTGGCGTAGTTGGAACTGGGGATCAAAGCAGGCGGCGATTTCTGTGGCAGAAAGATGCTGGGTGATTTCTGCATCCTGCTCCACATTAGCGCGGAAATTTCCTCCCTCCGTATTCCAGGCGCTGTGGGCACAACCCTGGACGAGCCGGTAGGCATCTTCGCGGGTTAAACCCTTTTCAACGAGGGCAAGCAAGACCCGCTGACTGAAGATCACCCCGCCATAGACGTTCATATTGCGTTCCATGTTTTCGGGGTAAACCAGCAGATTCTTCACCAAGCTAATGGTTTCCCGCAGCATGAAATGCACTAGAATGCAGCTGTCAGGGAGGGCAACCCGCTCCACGGAACTGTGAGAAATATCCCGCTCGTGCCAGAGGGCGACGTTTTCGAGGGCAGCCATGGCATTCCCTCGCACCAGACGGGCCATTCCTGTCAAACGCTCAGAACGAATCGGGTTCCGCTTGTGGGGCATTGCCGAGGAGCCTTTTTGGCCCTTGGAGAAATATTCTTCGACTTCTAGAACATCGGTGCGTTGGAGATTGCGGATTTCTACGGCAAAGCGCTCGATACTCGCTGCTAATACGGCCAATTGGTTCATGTAGTTGGCATGGCGATCGCGGGAAATCACCTGGGTGGAGGCGGTATCCGGATCAAGGCCCAGTTTCTGGCAGGCGAGGGCTTCGACGCGGGGTTCGATATTGGCATAGGTCCCCACTGCGCCAGAGATTTGGCCCACGGCGATTTCTTTGCGGACGGCCACCAGGCGATCGCGGTTACGGAGCATTTCTGCAAGCCAACCGGCCAGCTTAAATCCAAAGGTCATCGGTTCGGCATGGATCCCATGGGAGCGGCCGACCATAACGGTATAGCGGTGCTGTTGGGCTTGGTAACGGATTGCCTGAATTAAATCCTCAACACAGGTCAAAATCAAATCCATACTGTCCACCATTTGCAGCGCGAGGGCGGTGTCCAACACATCGGAACTGGTCATGCCCAGGTGGATATACCGGCCTGCATCACCGACGTATTCATTGACATTCGTCAAAAAAGCAATGACATCATGGCGGACTTCTTTTTCAATTTCCAAGACCCGGGCTTCGTCAAACTGGGCTTTGGCTTTGATTTCTGCGACGGCATCCTCGGGGATATACCCTAACTCTGCTTGGGCTTCACAAACGGCGACTTCAACTTTGAGCCAGGCCTTGAGCTTTGCTTCATTTGTCCAGAGATTCCCCATTTCGGGGAGGGTATAACGTTCAATCACGAGATGTGCCGCAGAAATACAACCTAGCTATTCTACTAGGGGTTGTTCAAATTGTGACAATTGTTTTTGGTCAGAGTTATCCAGAGGCGATCGCCTGGGGCAGGACGACCGAAGGGGGGAGAAGCCTCGGTTCTTTCATCCCACACTGCCCCTGGGGTTTTAGGCCAGAGCTTGGGGTTAGAACATTCGCCATAGGCCAATCTAGCGGCCACTAAACCAGTCGCCGATGATGCGGGGCAATTCAATAATTTGTTCAATCACTTGGCTGGAGCGAATCCCGAAAATGAGTTGGAGTAAAAGGACGATCGCCGCAATGGTGATCGCAGTTTGTACGCTGGTTTTAACAATTTTGATAAAAGCTGTAAACACAAGCCAAGAGATAATCAAGGCGGCCACAATGGTGATGATTTCGACGGTCATGGGTGTTCGCTCTCCGGGGGATTTGCTCAGGACTGGCATTATGCCATGGCAGCAAAAGATTAGGGTTGCCTGTGGGGGTCGGCCAGCCAGCGGTCTTCATCAGAACTGTCTTTGGCGATCGCCAAATAACTATGTTCGGTGCGGTCGACAATGAGAATCTTATCGCCATAGGCAGGGGTGACCTGGGCCCAGTGGGGCAAGCTCACCTGGATAGTCACAAAATTGTGGGCCGCATCATACACATCGGCCTGGCCAATTTTTCCCTCGGTATAGTGGGGTAAATTTTTTGATGTGACAACGGCCACACAACCGACTAGGCGATCGCCACTGGCATCTTCCCCAAACGAAGCAAAAATTTTTCCGAGGGGCCTAGCCAGGAGACGACCAATCCAAAAGGCGATCGCCCCACTGCCCAAGAAAACCAAAACGCTGAGTAGTCCCGTCGGGGTTTGTAGGGCCGCATTGAACATCCAACCAAACAGACCCCACAAGCTCAAATCCGTGGCCAGTAACAACATCAATGGCGCTTGCCCAAAGCCAAACCAAGACAGCACCGACCAGAGGCCAGAACTGCCGCCAG
The nucleotide sequence above comes from [Synechococcus] sp. NIES-970. Encoded proteins:
- a CDS encoding EAL domain protein codes for the protein MAFQPIVNLRTQEIFAHEALARGLNNEPAGTIFQNINDTNRYLFDQSCRTKAIRLAAELQIPCFLSINFLPNAVYEPERCIRTTLEAAETYGFPIERIIFEITEGEKVSDLMHLRNIVEYYRARGFKTAIDDFGAGYAGLNLLSEIQTDIIKLDMALIRGIDQDKVRQAIVKGVLQVAEELSSIIIAEGIETKTELNILLDLGIELFQGFYFAKPAFQSLATIPTDKLHSMSFPPSTT
- the purB gene encoding adenylosuccinate lyase, producing MIERYTLPEMGNLWTNEAKLKAWLKVEVAVCEAQAELGYIPEDAVAEIKAKAQFDEARVLEIEKEVRHDVIAFLTNVNEYVGDAGRYIHLGMTSSDVLDTALALQMVDSMDLILTCVEDLIQAIRYQAQQHRYTVMVGRSHGIHAEPMTFGFKLAGWLAEMLRNRDRLVAVRKEIAVGQISGAVGTYANIEPRVEALACQKLGLDPDTASTQVISRDRHANYMNQLAVLAASIERFAVEIRNLQRTDVLEVEEYFSKGQKGSSAMPHKRNPIRSERLTGMARLVRGNAMAALENVALWHERDISHSSVERVALPDSCILVHFMLRETISLVKNLLVYPENMERNMNVYGGVIFSQRVLLALVEKGLTREDAYRLVQGCAHSAWNTEGGNFRANVEQDAEITQHLSATEIAACFDPQFQLRHLDQVYQRLGI
- a CDS encoding hypothetical protein (conserved hypothetical membrane protein); amino-acid sequence: MTVEIITIVAALIISWLVFTAFIKIVKTSVQTAITIAAIVLLLQLIFGIRSSQVIEQIIELPRIIGDWFSGR
- a CDS encoding CobW/P47K family protein translates to MPTVSHQTQNPDTSATNSSGIPVTIITGFLGSGKTTLLNHILTNQEGLKTAVLVNEFGEIGIDNELIVTTDENMVELSNGCVCCTINEDLVDAVHKILDRDEKVDYIVVETTGLADPLPVALTFLGTELRDMTRLDSIVTTVDCANFSLDLFNSEAAYSQIAYGDIILLNKTDLVEEAEVDALEVRIRDIKEGARLLRTQNSAVPLGLLLSVGLFESDKYFDSADSHAHHHHDHHDHSHDHGHHDHVCTPECDHDHDHGHHHHHSNHLENDGFMSISFQNDQPFAIRKFQYFLDNQLPVNVFRAKGILWFDESPLRHVFHLSGKRFTIDDSEWKPGEVKKNQLVLIGQNLDEETLRQQVENCFCLPSENRGKGFGA
- a CDS encoding hypothetical protein (conserved hypothetical protein), which gives rise to MSMIFDLSNLGYWVLLGSGMLLYLVVIFSGGGDDDMDADFDPDMDADIDGDLDSDVEGEVTGGSSGLWSVLSWFGFGQAPLMLLLATDLSLWGLFGWMFNAALQTPTGLLSVLVFLGSGAIAFWIGRLLARPLGKIFASFGEDASGDRLVGCVAVVTSKNLPHYTEGKIGQADVYDAAHNFVTIQVSLPHWAQVTPAYGDKILIVDRTEHSYLAIAKDSSDEDRWLADPHRQP